ATGAAAAAGTAAATGGAAAACCGTTTAAATATGATCACCATTACAACATTACATATAAATTTAATGGACCTACTGATGTAGCGAGTGCAGGCACTTCAAGTAATAATGATAAAGCATCTACTTCAAGTAGTGACAAAGGAACAGATGGAACTGCTTCTGGTCAAAGTGGATCTGACAGTTCAGATAAAAGTAAAGTAGAGAATCCGCAAACAAATGCAGGTACACCAGCATATATTTATGCAATTCCAGTTTTATCTTTAGCTTTACTAATTGCTATTACGTTGTTTGTTAGAAAAAGAGCTAAAGGCAATGTTAAATAATGAAACACATTAATCAAATTGCTACAAAATCATTTATAGCTTTAATTAGCTTATTAACATTTACATATACAACAACAACGATTGGTAGCGTATCGGCTGATGAGATTAAACGTCCATCAGCCAAATTTAATCAAACTGAAGAAAAAGATAAATTTCAGCTAACAACATCGGTTTTTGATGAAGAAGTAAAAGAAGACAAAACGATAGAGATAAAACTTTTTAATAAAGAAAATAAAAATATAACTGAAGAACAGCAATTAGTTGATGTAAAGTCGCAGTTAATTTCAGATTTAACAGGTAAATTTTATTTGCAACTAAAGCTAAATGGTAAATTTGCCAAAGAACAACTTGTTTTTCAAAATGACAAAAACGAAGACCTGCCTCATGTTACTAAAGTTGAAAATGATCATACTTTAGTTAGGGTATTGGTTGAACAACATATGAATAAAATCAATATGCACGTTAAAACATCGACCGAAAATGAAGAACAGGAGAATAAGGAAACAGTTTATTCCGTTCATTTTAAAGAGGAACTAGATAAACATGATGATGGACAAGAAGTACCATCAAAACACCAAAATAAATCTAATGATCAACTAAATCATAATAAAAATAATGCTGATGATAAAAAAGATGATCAAAAGTTAGATAATCAGGAAAAACGCACTAGCTTTATTACTGAAAAGAGTTTGAATGAAGCGTCAGCTGAAAAAGATAAAGTGCAGCAAGACAGTAATAAAAATGTAGAAAATGAGCAACCTAAAGCGTCAGGCACATTAAAAGTTGAAAATAATCCTGCAACTGTTAAAAAAGACGAAAATAATCATAAATCGCAGTCAAAGCAAAAAGATGACAAGTCTAAAAAAGAAAAGAAAAAAGTAACTGAAAAAGAAAAAGCGTTACCAGCTTTTGACAGAAATGATGATAAAAACGATAGCAATCAACTAACTAGTGATATTAAAGAGTTGGATAAACCAAATCATAAAAAGCAATATATGTTATTTGGGGCAGGTATTGTGCTAGCAACAATTTTACTTATATCAGCACATTTTTACAGCAGAAAGCGAGGTAACCAAGTTTGAGAATCATCAAATATTTAACAATTTTAGTGATTAGTGTAGTTATCTTAACAAGTTGTCAATCTTCAAACTCTAAGCAAACAACTAAATCAGGTGAATTTCGAATCGTACCGACTACTGTTGCATTAACAATGACGCTAGATAAATTAGATTTACCAATTGTCGGCAAACCAACGTCATATAAAACTTTGCCAAAACGATACAAAGATGTGCCAGAAATTGGTCAACCCATGGAACCAAATGTTGAAGCGGTTAAAAAATTAAATCCTACTCATGTTTTAAGTGTGACAACGATTAAAGATGAAATGCAACCATTTTATAAACAATTGAATATGAAAGGTTATTTTTATGATTTCGATAGTTTAAAAGGGATGCAAGAATCGATTACTCAATTAGGTGATCAATTTAATCGTAAATCACAAGCAAAGGAATTAAACAATCATTTAAATTCAGTTAAGCAGACAATTGAAAGTAAAGCAGCCAAACAAAAGAAACACCCTAAAGTTTTAATTTTAATGGGTGTGCCTGGTAGTTATTTAGTTGCAACAGATAAATCATATATTGGTGATTTAGTTAAAATTGCTGGTGGTGAAAATGTTATCAAAGTAAAAGACCGACAATATATTTCATCTAATACAGAAAATTTACTTAATATTGATCCAGATATTATTTTAAGATTGCCACATGGTATGCCTGAAGAGGTGAAGAAAATGTTCCAAAAAGAATTTAAGCAAAATGATATTTGGAAACATTTTAAAGCGGTTAAAAATAATCGTGTTTATGATTTAGAAGAAGTGCCATTTGGCATTACAGCAAATGTAGATGCTGATGAAACAATGATGCAACTGTATGATTTATTTTATAAAGACAAAAAGTAATGGATTGATTTGATGATAAAACACAATAAAAAATTATTATTTATATGTCTGTTTATCGTGCTAATTATAACAGCATATATTTCTTTTATAACCGGTACAATTAAGCTATCATTTAATGATTTTGTAGTTAAATTCACAACAGGTGAAAATGCAACATTAGATTCAATCATTGATTTGCGATTACCGAGGATTTTAATTGCGGTAATGGTTGGTGCAATGTTAGCTGTATCAGGCGCATTGTTACAAGCAGCACTGCAAAATCCACTAGCGGAGGCAAACATTATTGGTGTTTCATCTGGGGCGTTAATCATGAGAGCACTATGTATGTTATTCATTCCACAATTATATTTTTATCTACCAGTACTAAGCTTTATAGGCGGAGTAATTCCATTTTTAATTATTGTCATCTTGCATGCTAAATATAGATTTAATGCTGTAAGTATGATACTAGTTGGTGTTGCATTATTTGTCTTATTAAATGGAATTTTAGAAATTTTAACTCAAAATCCTTTAATGAAAATACCTCAAGGCTTAACGATGAAAATTTGGAGTGATGTTTATATTTTAGCTGCGTCAGCCTTTGTAGGAATAATTCTAACTTTATTGATTTCAAATAAATTGAATTTATTAAATTTAGATGATGTTCAAGCACGTAGCATAGGCTTTAATATTGACCGATATCGATGGATAACAGGATTGCTAGCGGTATTTCTAGCAAGTGCAACAGTAGCTATCGTAGGACAAATAGCATTTTTAGGTATCATTGTGCCACATGTCGTTCGCAAAATAGTTGGCGGTAATTATAAAGTACTGATTCCATTCTCAACAGTTATAGGTGCTTGGTTATTATTAATTGCTGATTTATTGGGGCGTGTCATTCAGCCTCCTTTAGAAATTCCGGCAAATGCCATCTTGATGATTGTCGGCGGTCCGATGCTTATTTATTTAATATGTAAGGGACAACGAAACAGGATATAAAACTATAAAAATTAAAGTGAATAGTACCATGGCATACATGAATAATTTTTAAAAAGGATTTTTATGAAAATGAAACGATTTTTAAGTTTAGTGCAGATTATTCTAGTTATAATTATCATTATTTTCGGTTATAAAATTGTCCAAACTTATATAGAAGATAAACAAGAACGAGCGAATTATGAGAAAATACAGCAGAAATTTCAAACGTTGGTAACCAAACATCAAGCATCTGTAAGGCCACAATTTGAAGAACTTGAAAAAATAAATAAAGATATTGTAGGTTGGATTAAATTACCAGGAACAACTTTAAACTATCCAGTACTCCAAGGTAAAACAAATCATGATTATTTAAATTTAGACTTTGAACGTGAGCATCGTCGTAAAGGTAGTATTTTTATGGATTTTCGAAACACATTACAAACGTTAAATTATAATACGATTCTGTATGGACATCATGTTGGAGATAATACAATGTTTGATGTGTTAGAAGACTATTTAAAACAACCATTTTTTGAAAAACACAAAACAATTGAATTTGATAACAAATATGGCAAATATCAATTACAAGTATTTAGTGCATATAAGACGACAACTAAAGACAATTATATCCGCACAACATTTGACAATGATCAAGATTATCAACATTTTTTAGATGAAACTAAACGTAAATCTGTTATTAAATCGGATGTAAAAATATCAGTAAAGGATAAAATAATGACATTATCAACATGCGAAGATGCATATAGTGAAACGGCGAAACGTATTGTTGTAGTCGCAAAAATAATTAAGGTAAGTTAATAAGAAAAGAGGATAATTATGAAATTTATGGCAGAAAATAGGCTGACGTTAACTAAAGGGACAGCAAAAGACATTATTGAAAGATTTTATACGAGACATGGAATCGAAACATTAGATGGTTTCGATGGGATGTTTGTTACACAAACTTTAGAGCAAGAAGAGTTTGATGAGGTCAAAATTTTAACAGTTTGGAAATCAAAGCAAGCTTTTACAGATTGGTTAAAATCTGATGTCTTTAAAGCAGCGCATAAACATGTACGAAGTAAAAATGAAGATGAAAGTAGTCCAATCATTAATAACAAAGTTATTACTTATGACATTGGATATAGTTATATGAAATAAGTGAATACGAAAGTTTAACATGAGATTGTAATAACAATATTTACTGTTGACTTTAATAGCGACCATACATTAATGCGATGATGGTCGTTTTTTATTGAACATAAAAAAGATAAAGGCAAGTTGTTGAAACATAGTGTGATTTGCATATGTTTTTTAATAGCCAATAATTTTACCGATTTGATTTATTTTAATGAAGAATAGAAATAATAATGATATTTTAAGGTGTATGATTTATAGTAGTAGTATCGATAAAAGAAATTTATAAATTTGAAATATTAAGAGTGTTAAAATTGATGAATTAATATCAATAATACGATCAAATGCATTGATCCAATTAATAATCGATATTTCGATTTTTAAAATTAAGCGAGGAGCTACATATGGAACAAATAACTTCAGCACAAAATAATAGAATTAAGCAAGCGAATAAGCTGAAAAAGAAGCGTGAGCGAGATAAAACAGGATTAGCTTTAATTGAAGGTGTTCACTTAATTGAAGAAGCATATCAAAGTGATATCGTCATTACACAATTATTCGCGATTGAACCGGCTCGACTGAATCAAGAGATTATCGATTACGCGCAAGAAGTTTTTGAAATTAATATGAAAGTTGCTGAATCTCTATCAGGTACAGTAACACCACAAGGCTTTTTCGCAATCATTGAAAAGCCACAATATGATATTTCAAAAGCCCAACAAGTGTTATTAATCGATCGTGTTCAAGATCCTGGAAATTTAGGGACATTAATTAGAACAGCTGATGCGGCAGGGATAGATGCAGTAATCATGGAAAAAGGTACAACAGACCCATATCAAGATAAAGTTTTAAGAGCTAGCCAAGGTAGCATATTCCATTTACCTGTAATAACACAAGACCTTACTACATTTATTTCTCAATTTGATGGTCCTGTATATGGCACGGCTCTTGAAAATGCAGTAGCATATAAAGAAGTTTCTACAAGTAATTCATTTGCATTGCTATTAGGTAACGAGGGTGAAGGTGTTAATCCAGAGTTATTAGCACATACATCGCAAAATTTAATCATTCCAATTTATGGTAAAGCTGAAAGCTTAAATGTGGCAATCGCTGGTAGTATTCTACTTTATCATTTGAAAGGTTGACCGTGTTGAAAGTTTTCCGATATAATTGTAAGTAATTGTTTAACAGAACTTATCAACGTGATAGCATACACAATTGAATATAAACCAATAAAAAGGCATGGATATTTATACAAATAATTGTTTCAGGGAGAATGACCGAGACTGTAAGTTATTCCAATTATTTAAAGTCTTTTCACCTTTTTGGTTACTTAAAGAAATTTAAGTCGGAAAGACAATCCGTTATCAATATTAAACAAGTGTATGCGTAGGCATAAATTTGGGTGGTACCACGGAATTGACTTTCGTCCCTTATTTTTAAGAGGATGAAGGTCTTTTTTTAGTTAAACAACAAATATAAAAATTTGAAAATGAACAGTATAAATAGGGAGGTCAGTGGCATATGTCTGAACAACAAACAATGTCAGAGTTAAAACAACAAGCGCTTGTCGATATTAATGAAGCGAATGATGAACGTGCACTGCAAGAAGTTAAAGTGAAGTACTTAGGTAAAAAAGGATCAGTAAGTGGCTTAATGAAATTGATGAAAGATTTACCTAATGAAGAGAAGCCAGCTTTTGGTCAAAAGGTAAATGAATTACGTCAAACAATTCAAAATGAACTAGATGAAAGACAACAAATGCTAGTTAAAGAAAAGTTGAATAAGCAATTGGCTGAAGAAACAATTGATGTATCACTACCAGGTCGACACATTGAAATAGGTTCAAAACATCCATTAACACGAACAATTGAAGAAATTGAAGACTTATTCTTAGGGTTAGGTTATGAAATTGTTAATGGTTATGAAGTTGAACAAGACCATTATAACTTTGAGATGTTGAATTTACCTAAATCACATCCTGCTCGTGATATGCAAGATAGTTTCTATATTACTGATGAGATTTTACTACGTACTCATACATCGCCTGTTCAAGCCCGTACAATGGAATCTCGTAATGGCCAAGGTCCGGTTAAAATTATTTGTCCTGGTAAAGTGTATCGTCGTGACTCTGATGATGCAACACATAGTCATCAATTTACTCAAATTGAAGGCTTAGTTGTTGATAAAAATGTTAAGATGAGTGACTTAAAAGGTACATTAGAATTGCTAGCGAAAAAATTATTCGGTGCTGATCGTGAAATTCGTTTACGCCCAAGTTACTTCCCATTTACTGAGCCATCAGTTGAAGTAGATGTATCATGTTTCAAATGTAAAGGTAAAGGTTGCAATGTTTGTAAACACACTGGATGGATTGAAATTTTAGGTGCTGGTATGGTTCATCCTAACGTACTAGAAATGGCAGGATTTGATTCTACAGAATACTCAGGATTTGCATTTGGTATGGGGCCAGACCGTATTGCTATGTTGAAATATGGAATTGAAGATATTCGTCATTTCTATACAAATGATGTGAGATTTTTAGATCAATTTAAAGCAGTAGAAGATAGAGGTGACATGTAATGTTGATATCAAACGAATGGTTAAAAGAATATGTAACAGTAAATGATTCTGTTACTAATTTAGCAGAACGTATTACACGTACAGGAATAGAAGTAGATGATTTAATAGACTACACTAAAGATATTAAAAACTTAGTAATAGGTTATGTTGAGTCAAAAACAAAGCATCCAGATGCTGATAAATTAAATGTTTGTCAAGTAGATATCGGAGAGGGAGAACCTGTACAAATTGTATGTGGTGCACCAAATGTTGATGCAGGACAATATGTCATTGTTGCAAAAGTTGGTGGCAGATTACCAGGTGGTATTAAAATTAAACGCGCCAAATTACGTGGTGAGCGTTCAGAAGGTATGATTTGTTCACTTCAAGAAATTGGTATCTCTAGTAATTACGTACCTAAAAATTATGAATCTGGCATTTACGTTTTTAATGATAAACAAGTTCCAGGATCAGATGCATTGGAAGCTTTATATTTAAATGACCAAGTAATGGAATTTGATTTAACACCAAACAGAGCTGATGCATTAAGTATGATTGGTACTGCGTATGAAGTTGCTGCATTATATAATACAAAAATGACGAAGCCAGAGTCAGCATCAAATGAGCTTGATGTATCTGCAAATGATGAATTGACTGTGAAGATTGAAAATGAAGAAAAAGTACCATATTATAGTGCACGTGTTGTTCATGATGTCACAATTGCGCCTTCACCAATATGGATGCAAGCAAGACTGATAAAAGCTGGTATCCGTCCGATTAATAATGTTGTCGATATTTCTAACTATGTACTATTAGAATACGGTCAACCATTACACATGTTTGATCAAGATGCGATAGGATCACAACAAATCATTGTACGTCAAGCTAATGAAGGCGAAAAAATGACAACCTTAGATAATACAGAGCGTGAATTATTAACAAGTGATATCGTTATTACTAACGGTCAGACACCGATTGCTTTAGCAGGTGTAATGGGTGGCGATTTCTCTGAAGTTAAAGATCACACGACTAATATTGTTGTTGAAGGTGCAATTTTTGACCCTGTTTCAATTCGTCATACTTCAAGACGTTTAAATTTACGAAGTGAGTCATCAAGTCGTTTTGAAAAAGGTATTGCGACAGAATTTGTAAACGAAGCCGTTGACAGAGCGTGTTATTTATTACAAACATACGCAAACGGCAAAGTATTAAAAGATACTGTGGCTTCTGGAAATCTAGGTGATTTAATTACACCTATCGATATTACTGCTGAAAAAATTAATCGCACAATCGGATTCGATTTGACTCAAAGTGATATTGTAACTATTTTTAATCAATTAGGATTTGAAACTAATTTGAATGATGATGTGATTACTGTAAACGTGCCATCACGTCGTAAAGATATTACGATTAAAGAAGATTTAATTGAAGAAGTTGCACGTATTTATGGCTATGATGACATTCCTTCAACATTACCAGTCTTTGATAAAGTAACGAGTGGTCAGTTAACGGATCGTCAATATAAAACAAGAATGGTTAAAGAAGTCTTAGAAGGTGCTGGATTAGATCAAGCGATTACTTATTCATTAGTATCGAAAGAAAATGCAACAGCATTTGCGATGCAACAACGTGAAACAATTGATTTATTAATGCCTATGAGTGAGGCGCATGCTTCACTACGACAAAGTTTATTACCACATTTGATTGAAGCGGCTTCTTATAATGTGGCGCGTAAAAATAAAGATGTAAAATTATTTGAAATTGGAAATGTCTTCTTTGCAAATAGTGTAGGAGAATTACCAGATCAAGTTGAATATTTGAGTGGTATTTTAACTGGTGATTATGTTGTGAATCAATGGCAAGGTAAGAAAGAGGTTGTTGATTTCTATTTAGCGAAGGGTGTTGTAGATCGAGTAGCTGAAAAATTAAACCTTGTGTTTGAATATCGTAGAGCAAATATTGATGGTTTGCATCCAGGCCGCACTGCTGAAATATTATTAGATAATGAAGTAGTTGGTTTTATCGGTGAATTGCATCCTACTTTAGCTGCTGAAAATGACTTGAAACGCACATATGTTTTTGAATTGAATTTTGATGTGTTAATGTCAGTATCAGTTGGTTACATTAACTATCAGCCTATACCTCGATTCCCAGGTATGTCTCGTGATATTGCTTTGGAAGTGGAACAAAATATTCCAGCAGCTGATTTATTAGCTACGATTCATGAACATGGTGGGAAAATTTTAAAAGATACACTTGTATTTGATGTTTATCAAGGTGACCATTTAGAAGCAGGTAAGAAATCTATTGCAATACGATTGAATTATTTAGATGTAGAGGAAACATTAACAGATGAACGTGTTTCTAAAGTACAAGATAAAATTGAAGCAGCTTTAATTGAGCAAGGTGCTGTTATAAGATAATAATAAAACCCCGTGGATTAGGATATCTGAAGTAGAAAGACATACCTAACATGGGGTTTTATCTTTGAACAAAGCAAATTAGTATGACTTACCTAATAGGAGAACTATTAGGTTCCGCAATAGATTAAAAATCAAAGAGGCTTTAAAATTTTTTGGGCTTTTTCACGGTTTTTGAAATGCTTTTTTGATATTGTATCTAATCGAGAAATGCCATATTTTTTAATTATTTTAGCAGCGACTAAATCTACTTTGGCACCGGCACCTTTAGGAATTGTCATATTAATATTTTTTGAAATTTGATCCATATATGTCACAAATGCATAGCGGGAAATAATACTTGCAACTGCTATCGCAAGTGACTTGGATTCGCCTTTAGTCTCAAACTTAGTCTGTTTTGGCAATGGGACTTCAGATAAAGCATAATGACTATATACTTCGCGTTTTGCAAATTGATCAATAACAATATAATCCAATTCAGAAGTCTCGATTTTATCGAGTACATTTTTTATCGCTTCATTATGTAGTACAGCTTTCATTTTTACTTGCGTCCAGCCTTTTGCTTGCTGAATATTGTATTTATCATTATGTAATGTCAGTAAAGAATGTGGAATAAAAGTGACTAATTGTTCGGCAAGTTCTACGATTTTAACATCGGTTAATTTTTTTGAATCGTCTACACCCAATGTTTTTAAAATAGGAATATGCTCTTTTGAAACATATGCAGCACATACTGTTAAAGGT
This is a stretch of genomic DNA from Staphylococcus roterodami. It encodes these proteins:
- a CDS encoding heme ABC transporter permease, which translates into the protein MKHINQIATKSFIALISLLTFTYTTTTIGSVSADEIKRPSAKFNQTEEKDKFQLTTSVFDEEVKEDKTIEIKLFNKENKNITEEQQLVDVKSQLISDLTGKFYLQLKLNGKFAKEQLVFQNDKNEDLPHVTKVENDHTLVRVLVEQHMNKINMHVKTSTENEEQENKETVYSVHFKEELDKHDDGQEVPSKHQNKSNDQLNHNKNNADDKKDDQKLDNQEKRTSFITEKSLNEASAEKDKVQQDSNKNVENEQPKASGTLKVENNPATVKKDENNHKSQSKQKDDKSKKEKKKVTEKEKALPAFDRNDDKNDSNQLTSDIKELDKPNHKKQYMLFGAGIVLATILLISAHFYSRKRGNQV
- the isdE gene encoding heme ABC transporter substrate-binding protein IsdE, with protein sequence MRIIKYLTILVISVVILTSCQSSNSKQTTKSGEFRIVPTTVALTMTLDKLDLPIVGKPTSYKTLPKRYKDVPEIGQPMEPNVEAVKKLNPTHVLSVTTIKDEMQPFYKQLNMKGYFYDFDSLKGMQESITQLGDQFNRKSQAKELNNHLNSVKQTIESKAAKQKKHPKVLILMGVPGSYLVATDKSYIGDLVKIAGGENVIKVKDRQYISSNTENLLNIDPDIILRLPHGMPEEVKKMFQKEFKQNDIWKHFKAVKNNRVYDLEEVPFGITANVDADETMMQLYDLFYKDKK
- the isdF gene encoding hemin ABC transporter permease protein IsdF, with the translated sequence MIKHNKKLLFICLFIVLIITAYISFITGTIKLSFNDFVVKFTTGENATLDSIIDLRLPRILIAVMVGAMLAVSGALLQAALQNPLAEANIIGVSSGALIMRALCMLFIPQLYFYLPVLSFIGGVIPFLIIVILHAKYRFNAVSMILVGVALFVLLNGILEILTQNPLMKIPQGLTMKIWSDVYILAASAFVGIILTLLISNKLNLLNLDDVQARSIGFNIDRYRWITGLLAVFLASATVAIVGQIAFLGIIVPHVVRKIVGGNYKVLIPFSTVIGAWLLLIADLLGRVIQPPLEIPANAILMIVGGPMLIYLICKGQRNRI
- the srtB gene encoding class B sortase, with the protein product MKMKRFLSLVQIILVIIIIIFGYKIVQTYIEDKQERANYEKIQQKFQTLVTKHQASVRPQFEELEKINKDIVGWIKLPGTTLNYPVLQGKTNHDYLNLDFEREHRRKGSIFMDFRNTLQTLNYNTILYGHHVGDNTMFDVLEDYLKQPFFEKHKTIEFDNKYGKYQLQVFSAYKTTTKDNYIRTTFDNDQDYQHFLDETKRKSVIKSDVKISVKDKIMTLSTCEDAYSETAKRIVVVAKIIKVS
- the isdG gene encoding staphylobilin-forming heme oxygenase IsdG, with translation MKFMAENRLTLTKGTAKDIIERFYTRHGIETLDGFDGMFVTQTLEQEEFDEVKILTVWKSKQAFTDWLKSDVFKAAHKHVRSKNEDESSPIINNKVITYDIGYSYMK
- a CDS encoding RNA methyltransferase, coding for MEQITSAQNNRIKQANKLKKKRERDKTGLALIEGVHLIEEAYQSDIVITQLFAIEPARLNQEIIDYAQEVFEINMKVAESLSGTVTPQGFFAIIEKPQYDISKAQQVLLIDRVQDPGNLGTLIRTADAAGIDAVIMEKGTTDPYQDKVLRASQGSIFHLPVITQDLTTFISQFDGPVYGTALENAVAYKEVSTSNSFALLLGNEGEGVNPELLAHTSQNLIIPIYGKAESLNVAIAGSILLYHLKG
- the pheS gene encoding phenylalanine--tRNA ligase subunit alpha, coding for MSEQQTMSELKQQALVDINEANDERALQEVKVKYLGKKGSVSGLMKLMKDLPNEEKPAFGQKVNELRQTIQNELDERQQMLVKEKLNKQLAEETIDVSLPGRHIEIGSKHPLTRTIEEIEDLFLGLGYEIVNGYEVEQDHYNFEMLNLPKSHPARDMQDSFYITDEILLRTHTSPVQARTMESRNGQGPVKIICPGKVYRRDSDDATHSHQFTQIEGLVVDKNVKMSDLKGTLELLAKKLFGADREIRLRPSYFPFTEPSVEVDVSCFKCKGKGCNVCKHTGWIEILGAGMVHPNVLEMAGFDSTEYSGFAFGMGPDRIAMLKYGIEDIRHFYTNDVRFLDQFKAVEDRGDM
- the pheT gene encoding phenylalanine--tRNA ligase subunit beta, coding for MLISNEWLKEYVTVNDSVTNLAERITRTGIEVDDLIDYTKDIKNLVIGYVESKTKHPDADKLNVCQVDIGEGEPVQIVCGAPNVDAGQYVIVAKVGGRLPGGIKIKRAKLRGERSEGMICSLQEIGISSNYVPKNYESGIYVFNDKQVPGSDALEALYLNDQVMEFDLTPNRADALSMIGTAYEVAALYNTKMTKPESASNELDVSANDELTVKIENEEKVPYYSARVVHDVTIAPSPIWMQARLIKAGIRPINNVVDISNYVLLEYGQPLHMFDQDAIGSQQIIVRQANEGEKMTTLDNTERELLTSDIVITNGQTPIALAGVMGGDFSEVKDHTTNIVVEGAIFDPVSIRHTSRRLNLRSESSSRFEKGIATEFVNEAVDRACYLLQTYANGKVLKDTVASGNLGDLITPIDITAEKINRTIGFDLTQSDIVTIFNQLGFETNLNDDVITVNVPSRRKDITIKEDLIEEVARIYGYDDIPSTLPVFDKVTSGQLTDRQYKTRMVKEVLEGAGLDQAITYSLVSKENATAFAMQQRETIDLLMPMSEAHASLRQSLLPHLIEAASYNVARKNKDVKLFEIGNVFFANSVGELPDQVEYLSGILTGDYVVNQWQGKKEVVDFYLAKGVVDRVAEKLNLVFEYRRANIDGLHPGRTAEILLDNEVVGFIGELHPTLAAENDLKRTYVFELNFDVLMSVSVGYINYQPIPRFPGMSRDIALEVEQNIPAADLLATIHEHGGKILKDTLVFDVYQGDHLEAGKKSIAIRLNYLDVEETLTDERVSKVQDKIEAALIEQGAVIR
- the rnhC gene encoding ribonuclease HIII; its protein translation is MANIVFKLSDKEIATLMSRISFDTEQLPQGMKARSKFQNTTINIYNSGKVMFQGNNAETVAKELLPNFSQVNTTNSSKKTNSKTDNDITLKYNQYNCIGSDEAGSGDYFGPLTVCAAYVSKEHIPILKTLGVDDSKKLTDVKIVELAEQLVTFIPHSLLTLHNDKYNIQQAKGWTQVKMKAVLHNEAIKNVLDKIETSELDYIVIDQFAKREVYSHYALSEVPLPKQTKFETKGESKSLAIAVASIISRYAFVTYMDQISKNINMTIPKGAGAKVDLVAAKIIKKYGISRLDTISKKHFKNREKAQKILKPL